The DNA region CGCGCATCGCCTTCGACGAGGCGATCCGCTGGGCCAGCCCGGTCCAGACCTTCTTCCGCACGGCCACCACCGACGTACCGCTCGGCGACACCGTCATCCCCGCCGGCCACAAGATCCTGATGTTCCTCGGCGCCGCCAACCGCGACCCTCGTCGTTGGTCCGAGCCCGATCGATTCGACCTCTCCCGCGACCCGTCGGGACACGTCGGATTCGGGATGGGCCTGCACCAGTGTGTGGGCCAGCACGTCGCGCGCCTGGAGGCCGAGTGCGTGCTGCGTGCACTCGCCGAGCGGGTCCGTGCCATCGAGCCCGCGGGCGAACCGCGACGCCACCTCAACAACACGTTGCGTGCCTGGCAGTCGCTTCCCGTGCGACTGATCACCGACTGACCACCGACTCTCGCCTGCCGTCCGGCGACGTCACATTCACGCCCAACCTCGAGAAGGAATCAACGATGATGCGCTTCACCCTGCCCTCCTCCGCCCGCAAGGGAGCACTCGCACTCACAGCCGTCGCCCTCACCAGCACGCTCAGCGCGTGCGGCGGCGACGATGCGGAAGCTGCCGACCCGACGGTGAAGATCAGCTACTTCCCGCTGGTCCACACGGCCACCGCAGTCAACGCCGAGGAGTCCGGCCTGTTCGAGGAGGAGGGGGTCGAGGTCGAACTGCTTCCGTCCGCCGGCGGAGCTCAAGCCATCCCGTCACTGATGGCCGGCGACTACGACATCACCTACACGAACTACTCTTCGGCGATCCTCGCCGCTCAGCAGGGCCTGCCGATCGTGTTCGTCGCCGGCAACGACGTCGGCGCCTCCGACCACGGCATCTTCGTCGCCGCAGACTCTCCGATCAAGGACGTTGCCGACCTCGAGGGCGGAACATTCGCCGTCAACAACCTCCA from Nocardioides sambongensis includes:
- a CDS encoding cytochrome P450 → MAGWVNDQCARDMLTADGFGARIWEAADRGDITHEQAPLIVRSLLTAGVDTTVHALGAVIEGFLSAPEQWDVLRRDPGRARIAFDEAIRWASPVQTFFRTATTDVPLGDTVIPAGHKILMFLGAANRDPRRWSEPDRFDLSRDPSGHVGFGMGLHQCVGQHVARLEAECVLRALAERVRAIEPAGEPRRHLNNTLRAWQSLPVRLITD